The proteins below come from a single Diadema setosum chromosome 21, eeDiaSeto1, whole genome shotgun sequence genomic window:
- the LOC140244399 gene encoding cholesterol 24-hydroxylase-like, with protein sequence MVLQSLEVSPSVVLGYALAATVVLISSLFLAFIAYVQVQDRKYKHIPGPKRTSVVYGSLQEVRQFLKAGKTKLDLLMKWQSEYGTVFKYSLLHRYIIAGLDPDVVKEMLGRSIHWKPHRPYGIMGTVLGHRFMGNGLITEADHSRWKVHRSMLNPAFHRRYLMDLVDVFNQSADHLVDHLMKKADGLQEVSMYDAFNNISLDIIAKVTFNLELNALDDPDIPFPRAIMTCLNAVMETINNPWMKYGLTKKHRQVHQDVKEACELLRRTGRDCILARLEAKARGEHIPTDMLTSILDASQNLTGDKEFGMEQILDEFVTFFIAGQETTSNLMSFTLEMLGKHPDVLAKVQEELEEQLGSQMFVSFQDMSKLDYLSMVLKEALRLYAPASIVTRVAGCDVKASSGIVIPKGSQVNLSPFAMGRMSQYFDDPEAFRPERFDQRTPSPCVFFPFGYGQRTCIGQNFALIEARIIMAKILRMFKFELVPGQSWDLAYAVTIRPVDGCKNYISLRH encoded by the exons ATGGTGCTGCAATCGCTGGAAGTCAGCCCCTCCGTCGTCCTGGGCTACGCCCTGGCAGCAACAGTGGTCTTGATTTCAAGTCTATTCCTAGCCTTCATCGCATACGTCCAGGTCCAGGATCGGAAGTACAAGCACATACCCGGTCCAAAGCGTACCAG CGTGGTCTATGGGAGCTTACAAGAGGTTCGACAGTTCCTGAAGGCGGGTAAAACAAAGTTGGATCTGTTGATGAAATG GCAGAGCGAATACGGAACAGTCTTCAAATACTCACTTCTTCATCGGTACATCATCGCAGGTTTGGACCCTGATGTTGTCAAG GAGATGCTTGGTCGGAGCATACACTGGAAGCCTCATCGGCCGTATGGTATCATGGGCACGGTGCTCGGCCACCGCTTCATGGGCAACGGACTAATCACCGAGGCCGACCACTCCCGCTGGAAGGTCCATCGTTCCATGCTCAACCCTGCTTTCCATCGCAG GTACCTGATGGATCTCGTCGACGTGTTCAACCAGAGCGCCGATCACCTCGTCGACCACCTTATGAAGAAGGCCGACGGTCTCCAGGAGGTCTCAATGTACGACGCCTTTAACAACATTAGTCTCGACATCATCGCCAAG GTGACCTTTAACCTGGAACTAAACGCACTGGACGATCCGGATATCCCGTTCCCCAGGGCGATTATGACGTGTCTGAACGCAGTCATGGAAACCATCAACAACCCATGGATGAAG TACGGTTTGACGAAGAAACATCGGCAGGTACACCAGGACGTGAAAGAAGCTTGCGAGCTGCTGCGACGCACTGGTCGAGACTGCATCCTCGCCCGGCTGGAGGCCAAGGCTCGCGGAGAGCATATCCCAACAGACATGCTCACGTCTATTCTGGACGCCTCCCAGAACCTCACCGGGGACAAGGAGTTCGGCATGGAGCAGATACTGGACGAATTCGTCACCTTCTTCATCGCGG GGCAAGAGACAACGAGTAATCTGATGTCGTTTACACTAGAAATGCTCGGAAAACACCCGGATGTTCTCGCAAA GGTACAAGAGGAATTGGAGGAGCAGCTCGGCAGTCAAATGTTCGTCAGTTTTCAGGATATGAGCAAGTTGGACTACCTATCTATG GTTTTGAAGGAAGCTCTTAGGTTATACGCTCCTGCTTCAATAGTGACGCGCGTGGCCGGATGTGACGTCAAAGCAAGTTCTGGCATAGTCATTCCTAAAGGGAGTCAAGTTAAT CTGAGTCCGTTTGCCATGGGGCGTATGTCACAGTATTTCGATGACCCGGAAGCGTTTCGTCCTGAGCGCTTTGACCAGAG AACGCCTTCACCGTGTGTTTTCTTCCCGTTCGGATATGGTCAGAGGACATGCATCGGTCAGAACTTCGCTCTG ATCGAAGCGCGTATCATCATGGCCAAGATCCTCCGGATGTTCAAATTCGAACTAGTTCCGGGTCAAAGTTGGGATTTGGCGTATGCTGTCACCATCCGACCTGTCGATGGCTGCAAGAATTACATCTCGCTACGGCACTGA
- the LOC140244682 gene encoding uncharacterized protein, with protein MQTNPDYPLLPYDQPDWTLKLNMVPEYKIQLGTLGTPIQRWRLPGAPEDFEVHIKRDDMTGSVLSGNKVRKLEFLMADAVSQGCDAIMACGGVFSNSCRAAAIAARQLGLDSHLFLWSSGMDLPFTGNTLLDRLVGCHFYLIPLDCPYSTDVLPRMMKLKEHLRETKGKKAYTIPFGGSNEVGVWGYIDCFRELMSQGLHDRFTDVVIAAGSSGSVAGLAIGNHLTGGKLKIHGMAACMDQKFFHTEIDKILRSLGLQGQDGTTGVKAVDIVSIYEEVVGNGYAKNTIEELDCIEKVAMNTGILVDPVYSGKATYHLIKKMRETPGVFKGKKILFIHTGGVFDLFSGGVGSAMSAKSHDENRVHNWMQLTDCPLGTTKMEKSI; from the exons CTGGGCACTCTTGGCACCCCGATCCAACGCTGGCGTTTACCGGGGGCTCCCGAAGACTTCGAGGTGCACATAAAGAGGGACGACATGACAGGGAGCGTTCTTTCGGGGAACAAG GTACGCAAGCTAGAGTTCCTGATGGCCGACGCTGTGTCACAGGGCTGTGACGCCATAATGGCGTGTGGAGGCGTCTTCTCAAACTCGTGTCGCGCCGCCGCCATAGCTGCCCGACAACTCGGGCTGGACAGCCACCTGTTTCTTTGGTCCAGCGGCATG GATCTTCCCTTCACGGGAAATACTCTCCTCGACCGACTCGTTGGCTGCCATTTCTACCTCATCCCTCTCGACTGCCCGTACTCCACCGACGTCCTCCCGAGAATGATGAAGCTGAAAGAGCACCTCAG GGAGACGAAGGGGAAGAAGGCATACACGATTCCCTTCGGCGGGTCGAACGAGGTCGGGGTGTGGGGCTACATCGACTGCTTTCGGGAGCTTATGAGTCAG GGACTCCACGACCGATTCACCGACGTCGTCATAGCAGCGGGAAGCAGCGGGTCGGTAGCGGGCCTGGCCATCGGTAACCATCTCACGGGTGGAAAACTGAA GATCCACGGTATGGCTGCGTGCATGGACCAGAAGTTCTTCCACACCGAGATCGACAAGATCCTGCGGTCACTCGGCCTCCAGGGGCAGGACGGTACGACAGGCGTGAAAGCAGTCGACATCGTTAGCATTTACGAAGAGGTGGTCGGGAATGGTTATGCGAAGAACACAATTGAGGAGCTCG ATTGTATAGAGAAGGTGGCAATGAACACCGGAATACTGGTGGACCCAGTCTACTCAGGAAAGGCAACATACCACCTTATCAAAAAGATGAGGGAAACTCCCGGGGTATTCAAGGGGAAGAAGATCCTCTTCATTCACACGG GGGGTGTGTTCGATCTCTTCAGTGGAGGGGTGGGCAGTGCTATGAGCGCGAAGAGCCACGATGAGAATAGGGTGCACAACTGGATGCAGCTTACCGACTGTCCCCTCGGCACTACAAAAATGGAAAAGTCCATCTAA